The Ciconia boyciana chromosome 22, ASM3463844v1, whole genome shotgun sequence genome has a window encoding:
- the KRT23 gene encoding keratin, type I cytoskeletal 23, translated as MSTSQGPFQIFSGSLRGSSGCGLAQQGTSYRPSIADGGASSTHSSSSSARPLWLATGGGAPWGGFGEHHGESIFLGGNEKQTMQNLNDRLAAYLDKVRSLEAANAQLESCILEWHKTKSHGKRHDFNQYEQNVTDMQRQIEDSKITNASILLQIDNANMASEDFRLKYEAEKSRRQGVQLDVENLRKELDGLTIVTTDLEMEIEGLREEHILRRKDHEEDMEANRSSQDFKVNVKVNAAPPEDLAKILAEIREDYEAIIEKNRQSLDSWYKEQSAAMSLAATPNPEQIQRNENEIKDLTRTLQSLDIELQAQMSKKHMLEDTLADTRNYYAVALQNMQQIISKCEEELSQVRHDIKQQNNQYKVLLGIKTRLEKEISTYRLLLEGNVDGIARKSESKAKEHAGLTSRKIKAIVHDSVNGQVVSSTINEIHQQA; from the exons ATGAGTACCAGCCAAGGCccttttcaaattttttctGGGTCCCTCAGGGGTAGTTCAGGGTGTGGTTTGGCCCAGCAAGGAACTTCTTACAGACCTTCAATTGCAGATGGTGGTGCCAGCAGCACacattcctcttcctcctctgccagaCCCCTCTGGCTGGCTACTGGAGGAGGGGCACCTTGGGGAGGCTTCGGCGAGCACCATGGGGAAAGCATCTTCCTGGGTGGGAATGAGAAACAGACTATGCAAAACCTGAATGACCGTTTGGCTGCCTATCTGGACAAGGTCCGGTCCTTAGAAGCAGCTAACGctcagctggaaagctgcatCCTAGAGTGGCACAAGACAAAGTCTCACGGAAAGAGGCATGACTTCAACCAATACGAGCAAAACGTCACTGACATGCAAAGACAG ATTGAGGACAGCAAGATCACCAATGCCAGTATCCTTTTACAAATTGATAACGCTAACATGGCATCTGAAGACTTCAGGCTCAA GTATGAAGCAGAGAAGTCTCGCAGGCAGGGAGTGCAGCTTGATGTTGAGAACCTGCGTAAGGAGCTCGATGGCCTGACCATTGTTACAACAGATCTGGAAATGGAAATTGAAGGCTTGAGAGAAGAGCACATCCTCAGGAGGAAAGACCATGAGGAG GATATGGAAGCAAATCGCTCATCACAAGACTTCAAAGTCAATGTAAAAGTAAATGCAGCACCTCCTGAAGACTTAGCCAAGATTCTAGCAGAAATAAGAGAAGATTACGAAGCCATAATTGAAAAGAATCGTCAAAGCCTTGACAGTTGGTACAAAGAACAG AGTGCAGCTATGTCTCTGGCAGCAACCCCCAATCCAGAACAGATTCAGCGCAATGAGAACGAGATCAAGGATCTAACACGTACTTTACAGTCCCTGGACATCGAGCTGCAGGCACAGATGAGTAAG AAACACATGCTGGAAGACACCTTGGCTGACACTCGGAATTACTATGCTGTTGCGCTTCAAAACATGCAGCAGATCATCTCCAAATGTGAGGAAGAGCTAAGCCAGGTTCGTCATGACATTAAGCAGCAAAATAACCAATACAAGGTTCTTCTTGGGATCAAAACCCGCCTGGAGAAGGAAATTTCCACTTACCGCCTGCTGCTGGAAGGGAATGTTGACGG GATAGCAAGAAAATCTGAATCAAAAGCTAAAG aacacGCTGGGCTGACCAGTCGAAAGATCAAAGCAATTGTCCATGACAGTGTGAATGGGCAGGTGGTATCCTCCACCATCAACGAGATCCACCAGCAAGCATGA
- the KRT20 gene encoding keratin, type I cytoskeletal 20 produces the protein MAFSNRSFQWGTSTRFQPTAPSVSGLTSRKMAIQKVQAPSVYGGAGGYGTRISASTSYGQGFGGNFQLNVTGNDVLLTGNEKSTMQNLNDRLASYLEKVHSLEKANSLIEKQIKQWYEKNTTDIRHDYSSYFKTVEDLQNKIGAAQLENARLVLQIDNAKLAADDFRVKYENEYLLRQSVESDTNGLLRVRDDLTLTKSDLESQIESVNEELAFLKKNHEEDVDRLRKQVDGSVNVEVDAAPSTDLATIMGNMRQQYEEMAEKGCQEAKEQFEKQIEELNREVAINTEQLQAQRSEITDRRQILQGLELELQSQLNMKKSLEDTLAETEARYSYQLTQIQEAVANLEAQLRQLRADMEGRNNEYSILLDVKTRLEMEIAMYHRLLEGEDSGHFQGEASTAELKKESDKAKKIKTIVEEVVDGKVVSSQIREIEEKL, from the exons ATGGCGTTCTCTAACCGGAGCTTTCAGTGGGGTACAAGCACCCGCTTCCAACCCACTGCACCCAGTGTCAGTGGTTTAACCTCCAGAAAAATGGCTATCCAAAAGGTTCAGGCACCTAGTGTCTATGGGGGAGCTGGAGGCTATGGCACCCGCATATCTGCCAGCACCAGCTATGGACAAGGCTTTGGTGGGAACTTCCAGCTTAATGTTACTGGTAACGATGTGCTGCTCACTGGCAATGAAAAATCAACTATGCAAAATCTAAATGACCGTTTGGCTTCGTATCTGGAGAAGGTGCACTCTCTAGAAAAGGCAAACTCCCTGATTGAAAAGCAGATCAAGCAGTGGTATGAGAAGAACACCACAGACATAAGGCATGACTATAGCTCGTACTTTAAAACAGTTGAAGATCTCCAAAATAAG ATTGGTGCTGCACAGTTGGAAAACGCAAGGCTTGTCCTGCAGATTGACAATGCCAAACTGGCTGCTGATGATTTTAGAGTGAA GTATGAGAATGAATACCTGCTCAGGCAAAGTGTTGAGAGTGACACTAACGGACTGCTCCGAGTTCGTGATGACTTGACTTTGACGAAATCTGATTTGGAGTCACAGATTGAAAGTGTGAATGAGGAACTAGCTTTTCTTAAGAAGAACCACGAGGAG GATGTTGACAGACTACGCAAACAGGTAGATGGCTCAGTTAATGTAGAGGTGGATGCTGCTCCAAGTACTGATCTTGCAACTATTATGGGAAACATGAGACAGCAATATgaagaaatggcagaaaaggGCTGTCAAGAAGCCAAAGAACAATTTGAAAAGCAG atagAAGAACTGAACCGGGAAGTAGCAATCAACACTGAACAGCTGCAAGCCCAAAGGAGCGAGATCACTGACCGGAGGCAGATCTTGCAGGGTCTGGAGCTAGAACTACAGTCCCAGCTTAACATG AAAAAGTCTTTAGAAGACACTCTGGCTGAAACTGAAGCACGTTACAGTTATCAGCTAACCCAAATACAGGAAGCAGTTGCCAATTTAGAGGCTCAACTGAGGCAACTCCGAGCTGACATGGAGGGTCGGAATAATGAGTACAGTATATTGCTGGATGTCAAGACTCGCTTGGAAATGGAGATCGCCATGTACCACCGTCTGCTGGAAGGAGAGGACAGCGG ACATTTCCAAGGGGAAGCATCTACAGCAGAGCTTAAAAAAG AATCAGATAAAGCTAAGAAGATCAAGACAATTGTTGAAGAAGTGGTTGATGGCAAGGTCGTCTCCTCTCAGATCAGAGAGATTGAAGAGAAGCTATAA